The Geotoga petraea genome contains the following window.
GTTTACTAAACCTCTTTCAAATCTTGATATAACTTGTTGTTTCACTCCTATATTTTCTGCTAATTCTTTTTGTGTAAGATTATTTTCAGCTCTATATTCTATTACACTTTCTATCAATTTGTATTTTAATTCTAAATCATCATATATCTTTTTGATTTCTGGTTTTTCTTTTAATATTTTTTCTTTTTCTTTTTTAAAATCATATAGTTTTTCCATTTTTATTCCTCCATTTCGTCTATCAATGTTTTCATTTTTTGAAAAATCGGTCTTAAAATAGTATTCCCCAATTTTTTAGATTTCTTAATTTTATAATCAAATAAAACTATTATTTCTTTATTTTTTATAAAATAAAAAATCCTTATTTTTCTCCCTTATATTATACAACATATTCGTTGTATTTTAAAATACTAAATTAAATATTTTTATATAAATACATTTGTATTATTTTACATAATTATATTTCTCTTTGTCAAGTGAAAAAAAACAGCGTATTAGCATTTTAGTAGTTTAGTTTTTTGGTTTTTCTAATTTGCAAAAATGCTAATCTGCTAATCTGCCAAACTGCTACTTTTCACTCTTCCAACCTCTAACATCCAACCTCCATCTGAAAAAGCTTTTAGCTTTTTCACTCTTCCAACAACTATCAACCAAAAACCAGAATTGTAAAACAATTTTTATAACGCCACTCTGAACCTGCCGAAGAGTCTGATGTTTTTCATACTAAAAAAGCCTCCTTTTTAAAGGAGGCTGTATATTAATTCTTGTTTTGGTTCATTTCTTCTTCAATTTTCTTGATTTCTTCTATAGATAATTCTGTTACCTCTGAAATAGTTTTTTTATCTAATTTTTTTGATAATAACTTTTTAACTGTATCTTTAGCTTTTAAATATTCTCCAAGTTTCATCCCTTCCAACTTACCCTTTTTAATTCCGTCCTCGTAAAGTTGTCTACCTCTAGTCATAATCAAATCACCTCTTTTTATGTCTATTTCTTTTAATTCATATTCATCTGTATCGTCTCTTGTTATTAATATATAGTATATTATAAATCCAAATATTTCTTTCGCTTTTTGTGAATCTATCTTTTCATATTTATCCATCATGTTGAATATCTTTTTTATGTTGTCTATGAATTTGTCTTTTTCTTTTTGTTTTATTGCTTTTAATGTTTCCAATATTATTTTTAATAGTATCGGTCCTTTTATTTCTTGGTTTGTTTTGTCGTTTAGCTCTATTATTTCGTATTCATAGTTCGGTATGTATTTGTTTATTTTTTCTGGGTAATTTTCTCTGTTTTCTATATAGTCTATTAACTTGTTACTCATGTCCCATTTTTGATTCCCATGATATATTAGTATCGGTATTATTATGTTTGTTTTTGATGTTTTTGGATTTAATGTTTTTTTCATTATTTTGTTTATATATTCCAATAGTTGGAATGTTGTTTTTTTATCTGGATAACTTTTGTGCTCATATAGTATGTAGATATACGTATCCGTATTTTTTATTTTCGTCTTATACAGTATATCTGAATATGCTTTTTCTAACTTTTTGTCTATATATGTTCCATCTATTATTTCTAACTTTTTTAAGTCCATTTCTCTCGTTATTTCTTCGTCTATGTATGTTTCTATAAATTCTTTTGATATTTCCTTGTCTCCAAAGGTTTTTTTGAAAAATGTGTCGTGTGGTTGGTTTATTATTTTTCTGATCTCTTCCCCCATTTCTCACCCCTATTATACCAAATTTTTATTAAATATTATATATACATATGTTCGTATAATTATACATAATTATATTTCTCTTTGTCAAGTGGGAAATACAGAATTCTTTGATTTCTACTCCAAAATACCTGGGAAATACCTATCAAAAGATTCTATCAAATCCCTTTCTTCAAAAAGAGTAATATTAACCTCCTTATAAATTGGCCTGATACCAGATAACCTAATAGCAGACAAAACATCCACATACTCAATCCCGTTCTTCCTTGCAAATTTCTTTGGTGTTGTTAATTCAATTTTTTCCTTCATTCTTTCCTCCTATCATTTTTGAAAAAGTTTCTCTCTCCTGAAATATCCATAAAAAAAATACAAACGACAATATAATAAATAACAAATTAGCATAAAAGCTTTTTTGCACTCTTCGTCATCTGCGATGACTTATAAATTTTCTCACGACTCATCAAAAAAATGAAGTTCTTCTATGTGCATATACGTATGTATAATGACGATTAAAATCAATTACAATAAAAAATCTTTAATTTTCATAGTTTTTCAAAAACTCTAAAAAATAGAATTAATCTATCACTTGATTAATTTATAACCATCATAAAACCTATAAAAAAAGATACCAACCTAAGTTGATATCTCCAATTAATATTTAAGGATTTTAATTCTCCTCTAAATGTGTTAGAGGAGCACCTGTGAAACAGGGGAGGAGTTTAGGCCTTTTGTTTTTTAAAGGTTTTTACCAACATCCAACCTCGATCCTCCAACAGAAATCTTTGATTTCTACTACAGGGGAGTTTAGCGGTTAAATCCCCTCTAAAATGACTATTAGAGGGGTGTCAGTGAAACTGACGGGGTGTTTTAGATTTTAATTCTCCTCTAAATGTGTTAGAGGAGCACCTGTGAAACAGGG
Protein-coding sequences here:
- a CDS encoding helix-turn-helix transcriptional regulator; amino-acid sequence: MEKLYDFKKEKEKILKEKPEIKKIYDDLELKYKLIESVIEYRAENNLTQKELAENIGVKQQVISRFERGLVNPRIDFVQKILNATGKDIEFIDKR
- a CDS encoding Rpn family recombination-promoting nuclease/putative transposase, whose translation is MGEEIRKIINQPHDTFFKKTFGDKEISKEFIETYIDEEITREMDLKKLEIIDGTYIDKKLEKAYSDILYKTKIKNTDTYIYILYEHKSYPDKKTTFQLLEYINKIMKKTLNPKTSKTNIIIPILIYHGNQKWDMSNKLIDYIENRENYPEKINKYIPNYEYEIIELNDKTNQEIKGPILLKIILETLKAIKQKEKDKFIDNIKKIFNMMDKYEKIDSQKAKEIFGFIIYYILITRDDTDEYELKEIDIKRGDLIMTRGRQLYEDGIKKGKLEGMKLGEYLKAKDTVKKLLSKKLDKKTISEVTELSIEEIKKIEEEMNQNKN